The Brassica napus cultivar Da-Ae chromosome C7, Da-Ae, whole genome shotgun sequence genome has a segment encoding these proteins:
- the LOC106447428 gene encoding uncharacterized protein LOC106447428 isoform X2: MFEGLVQKLLLGYLGRYIKDIQREQLKITVWNEEVLLENVELILEAFDYLQLPIALKQGRVGKLSIKVPWKKIGWEPIIIKLEDVFISATQRSDQEWSSDVVEKREFAGKKAKLAAAELAKLSKRVFDSPAGNYVTSYIAAKVLDSIQLSIKNFHIVYSDAQSVSEQVVLGLRFSSLTVSKQNPVGKSVGRMRGGQVNKRVEVEALGIYCDKYEGDMDFLSVDKKGDFDNWCEARVLSDEFGYLLKPVHVCVTLSVNRSGELYDDLPQYSISAELTDVVMTLNEFQLQQILILLDYLQTSQLRERYGRYLPCSSSLSRKPPGWQRLWWHYAQKSIISEVRKKLWKTSWRFLGQRMTMRRRYINYYKIKLDFLRKEQASILRKGQSIDEEILLGLEEMEKKSDIDDILSYRSAAEGEIQEACSELAVNVGAGSATGAEKEQSLSEKEQSDDPTSNQSRGWLNWLSRGMLGAGGTEDSSQFSGVVSDEIVKDIHEATKFDPLSSSPRIISATGKICTCFVRLDVQKVSATLQHINGQAITELDILGVIVECKSWKESTTINVSVISGRLVYPQNGKEILTMKGSDELEMKPSYGVRLDISQDHDAALSVKVTLQPLEAAYDVDFFLSVSKFFAGSRAFKLQHERVLSSLNGLENETRLAAKTEYLLSSRNKVKWDLDIKDLTICFPGRLVESESYNLVLVLESLSITSSSTDFLNPSPRMQSGMGDGLQSSIAALDVSQVKDLYDHFEINICDLEMRLTKIHSLQELPLVEKTSLRIKLASCLIPEESVLNQLEVDATLSTINVHFSPSVFEGVMSVIEYLDIQDHGAQDVPPYPVSIFRFTINTNLALFRLHVNLENEGVNSTMLILSIQHLDLWYSLSKFEEWSVRIKALELIACSSKDAAESHILCSSGDVLESFFPGGQEMDAQSSGQTNISENSTTPEAVLSLNCEVSRSKNSVSHKYTINWTGAELHCYPYIFGLLTSFLDKITSYKISSADTNPSSLPADTNTPTEIPPLGFERFGFSNFIESRSCASIPLDKYPFMTIYNSGALGSLDSSLCYSSSDWRKSFMLRNKKDGTDIGLNCECASCTLQQNCDCPLNELSFSRGLSQTSLFIVDVHVSNTNVHFHDSSSVFGTIILPVSRYVLTISDDCFDLVASAEDLMLESSLFTNCFGGFLWRASLTDVSPVLNLRVRKRNLESSGSELEVSIGIQHTCCILPPDYLAIIIGYFTLPDWTSKSGLQSLPQATECTKAHSELAITYKIEILDSTVILPVENDDCRQLKVDLQELYMSFILECALSNVVQHIPQECVIPRNQVAGRTDCINIFGRDLSLSLLLSENGISTFKKDSVCRSITLAARVIADAWIRLPCDHDSLSDMACVMSRVEVCEIVADDSDSLDGFKAFLDVVDQLSLVGEESNLFVSDVPQFLDTKMRLKQEPAVAPLESLANLIKFRFFVNLLTIKLHRKDLGTLLCQPVLQADLKFVCSGDLENNFPMSLDVQCYEIGIYSLLSSVMLARCTDANGGPSALKVKFMAEAENEYKLCFSLPSLDIWLHSSDWIEVIELLKSYSQKLEDSNLDMHDSIEGVRNTCDNTDGVLSVQSGVSENPYEGMAFVARSEIIGVTIYFPLCISDTEFPGFMAADIHERSEEEQIKTLKGRYCKYVSVTALSRSGELSILGRDVKLSYKIEKLNGILAISGVDTARSCSLFEASQLLVETSIQMDKKKIMSIDVGVLSDNVEMHASHQVLSFWNGVTFDAPETPSSPSFQGIISMKFQIREASLLISDGRWGCSGLLLEVIVRNFLLQANLTENNVESLISCDLEVNYNNMHKVLWEPFIEPWNFDIKLSRKFEANALLNNAGLTEVIVASSNQLNVNLTESLFECIFRIIEMLNTLELMEADDVPDDKRLSVHCTESTNTERYSPYVLQNLTSLPLGFEVFQGRNSHVLNMSAPVAQNIVQPGSSVPIYLDNSDTLLIPDRRRSHFGCFSCESGDATHHYMKVQLDGTSFASPPHSMDRIGLSYFEVDFSKTSKSSNNVGKASKSGSGNSFVVPVVFEVSLHQQSKLIRVYSTVIILNSTSMPLELRFDIPFGVSPKILDPIFPGQEFPLPLHLAKSGRLRWRPLGDSFLWSEAHSISKVLSQDSRIGFRRSFACYPCHPSHEPFRCCISVESSTLPASFDRQLHDIDQSREQFIHQVTLSTPFVVSSCLPEPISLSIESGGITQTASLSEGETPFYHIDPSHDLVLEFKLNGSRSSSLKFPRSETFSTLAKFSGGKFSQTETLCFDSYPDGGSVYVSCEKTMDVTCGAREVFIFVPFLLYNCTGTPLIVSDCTNEAKAYSVIPSCYNLVEQHFVQSQKVGLGILTSDKDLLDKFPNADSPSSPSSSECSNTTSSIERFLDRHATPSTRQVPLAYPKDSATVRKRSLSSKSLREVCFQGNEPGKVKACIYSPCPISRASDSSIRVKKDLPGSDNSDSPHSLWSAPFPLVPPGGSTNIVVPQPQPGESSLLSVTCSILGGALAGRTQAITFQPRYIICNSCSRNLCYKQKGTNLVSQLAVGQHSQLQWADTTRELLVSIRLNEPGWQWSGGFLPDHLGDTQLKIWNYVNKAFNMVRVEVQNANMSSGDEKLLGSVQGNVGTNFILLSDDDMGYMPYRIDNFSNERLRVYQQKCETFDTIVHPYTSCPYAWDEPCYPHRLTIEVPGDRVIGSYAFEITRQPITVHLRSTPEKPERTLLLSICAEGATKVFRIVDSGHHTMKDIKETFNSKFHEKGKQKLQTDNIIRYTEKFLLVLPSIGISLVNSHPQELVYACASNVVFDLSQSVDQQKLSFQISSLQMDNPLHNSSYPVILSFNDDHRGIPIDKGIKDKARFFESVEQLRSNTRDAVLYIGLAKWRKKDVSLVSFEYINIRIGEFGLELELQTLLSLLEFVKAVLPNSQARLLPLSDPTVHPLIYDTGSKELSLDDAPPHARNIPVFNKSQRSTVSLPIVVPIGAPWQHIHLLARRHRKLYVETFDLAPIKFTLSFCSAPWMLRNGILTSGESLIHRGLMALADVEGARIHLKQLIIAHHMTSWESFQEILVGHYTRQILHEMYKVFGSAGVIGNPMGFARNVAVGIKDFLSAPSRSVSKSPAGIIQGMAHGTTSLLSSTVYALSDAATQFSKAAHKGIVAFTFSEHDVARMEKQQLGEGSRSKGVIGEVFEGLTGLLQSPIRGAEKYGLPGVISGMALGITGVVARPAASILEVTGKTAQSIRNRSRIHNSRSQRHRLRLPRPLSRELPLRPYSWEEAVGTAVLAKFEDTLKFKGERLVKCKALKQEGAFVVITGRLVLVLSTPCLVDFGKPGFLGVPIDLVWNIEREIGLESVIHTDRSGGVVRIIGSNTDGVWNWRQNQQKKSSPSRKRWNDASAQPLLQTNLEFTSEEEAEELLSVLLSTIETGKSRSWHSQFVLSRSNIS; the protein is encoded by the exons ATGTTCGAAGGGCTTGTGCAAAAGCTGTTGTTAGGGTACTTAGGTCGCTACATCAAAGACATTCAGAGAGAGCAGCTCAAGATCACTGTTTGGAATG AGGAAGTCTTGTTGGAGAACGTGGAGCTGATTCTTGAAGCGTTTGACTATTTGCAGCTGCCTATTGCTCTTAAGCAAG GACGTGTTGGGAAACTGAGTATTAAGGTTCCGTGGAAGAAGATTGGGTGGGAGCCCATCATCATTAAGCTTGAAGATGTCTTTATAAGCGCAACACAACGCAGTGATCAAGag TGGAGTTCAGATGTGGTTGAGAAGAGAGAGTTTGCTGGCAAGAAAGCTAAGCTTGCTGCTGCAGAACTGGCGAAATTGTCCAAGCGTGTCTTCG ACAGTCCAGCAGGGAATTATGTTACGTCATATATTGCAGCCAAG GTTCTTGATAGTATTCAGCTGTCCATAAAAAACTTTCACATCGTGTACTCTGATGCACAATCTGTATCG GAACAAGTTGTATTAGGATTGCGGTTTTCAAGTTTGACAGTTTCAAAGCAAAACCCCGTTGG AAAATCAGTTGGTAGGATGAGAGGGGGGCAAGTGAATAAACGTGTGGAGGTTGAAGCTTTGGGAATTTATTGCGACAAGTATGAAGGAGACATGGACTTTCTAAGTGTTGATAAAAAAGGAGATTTTGACAACTGGTGCGAAGCGAGAGTGCTAAGCGATGAATTTGGTTATTTATTGAAGCCAGTCCATGTTTGTGTAACACTATCG GTCAATCGATCTGGAGAGCTTTATGATGATCTACCTCAGTATTCTATCAGCGCTGAGTTGACTGATGTG GTCATGACTCTAAATGAATTTCAGTTGCAGCAGATTCTTATACTGTTAGATTACTTACAAACCAGCCAATTGCGTGAGAG GTATGGGCGGTATCTCCCCTGCTCCAGTTCCTTATCAAGGAAACCACCAGGGTGGCAGAGACTCTGGTGGCATTATGCCCAAAAATCAATTATATCTGAAGTACGGAAGAAACTTTGGAAAACTTCATGGAGATTTCTTGGACAGCGAAT GACAATGCGAAGGAGGTATATAAACTATTACAAGATAAAGCTGGATTTCCTTCGCAAAGAACAGGCGAGTATTCTTCGCAAAGGACAG TCAATCGATGAGGAAATTCTTTTGGGTCTGGAAGAAATGGAGAAGAAGTctgacattgatgatatcttaaGTTATCGGTCTGCAGCAGAAGGTGAGATACAG GAAGCTTGTTCAGAATTGGCTGTGAACGTGGGAGCAGGTAGTGCCACTGGCGCTGAAAAGGAACAGAGTCTCTCTGAAAAGGAACAGAGTGATGATCCTACATCGAATCAGTCGCGTGGGTGGTTGAATTGGTTGTCACGAGGAATGCTCGGTGCCGGAGGCACAGAGGATTCTAGTCAGTTTTCTGGTGTTGTTTCTGATGAAATTGTCAAG GATATACACGAGGCAACAAAGTTTGACCCTCTTTCTTCATCTCCTAGAATTATAAGTGCAACTGGTAAGATCTGTACGTGCTTCGTTAGACTCGACGTGCAAAAAGTTTCTGCTACTTTGCAGCATATAAATGG TCAAGCTATAACCGAGTTGGACATTTTGGGGGTGATTGTTGAATGCAAGTCTTGGAAAGAATCTACAACCATCAATGTTTCTGTTATCTCTGGAAGGCTGGTCTATCCTCAAAATGGGAAAGAAATTCTAACCATGAAAGGG AGTGATGAACTGGAAATGAAACCGTCATATGGAGTGCGGCTAGATATTTCTCAAGATCATGATGCTGCATTGTCAGTAAAG GTCACCCTTCAACCACTTGAAGCCGCTTACGATGTAGATTTCTTTCTATCTGTCAGCAAATTTTTCGCTGGTTCAAGAGCCTTCAAACTTCAGCATGAAAGA GTTCTATCATCACTCAATGGCCTTGAAAATGAAACGCGATTGGCGGCTAAAACTGA ATACCTCTTATCAAGCCGAAATAAAGTGAAATGGGACCTGGACATAAAAGATCTTACCATATGTTTCCCTGGACGATTGGTTGAATCAGAAAGTTATAATCTG GTTTTGGTACTGGAATCTCTTTCTATCACATCCAGTAGCACAGATTTTCTTAACCCAAGTCCAAGAATGCAGTCAGGTATGGGCGATGGTTTACAAAGTTCCATTGCCGCCTTGGATGTTTCTCAAGTCAAAGATCTCTATGACCATTTTGAGATCAACATCTGTGACCTTGAG ATGAGACTGACGAAGATACATTCTTTACAAGAACTTCCCCTTGTGGAGAAAACATCGTTACGTATAAAGTTAGCATCTTGTTTAATTCCGGAAGAGTCAGTATTGAACCAACTGGag GTTGATGCTACTCTGTCTACGATCAATGTACATTTCTCTCCGTCAGTATTTGAAGGAGTCATGTCTGTGATTGAATATCTTGATATTCAGGATCACGGAGCTCAAGATGTTCCGCCTTACCCCGTTTCCATCTTTCGCTTCACCATCAATACCAACTTGGCACTTTTCAGGTTGCACGTCAATCTTGAAAATGAAGGAGTAAATAGCACAATGCTTATTCTTTCTATACAACACCTTGATCTCTG GTATTCACTTTCTAAATTTGAAGAGTGGTCGGTCCGTATAAAAGCATTGGAACTGATAGCTTGTTCCTCTAAAGATGCAGCTGAGAGTCATATTTTATGTTCATCTGGGGATGTACTCGAGTCGTTCTTTCCCGGCGGACAGGAGATGGATGCTCAAAGTAGCGGTCAAACCAACATTAGCGAAAACAGCACaactcctgaagctgttctcaGCTTAAATTGTGAGGTCTCCCGAAGTAAAAATTCTGTTTCTCACAAGTATACAATCAATTGGACAGGCGCTGAACTCCATTGCTACCCATACATATTTGGTCTGCTGACAAGTTTTTTGGACAAGATAACTTCGTATAAGATCTCTTCTGCAGATACGAATCCATCTAGCCTTCCTGCAGACACAAATACTCCAACAGAAATTCCTCCGCTTGGTTTTGAACGGTTTGGATTCTCAAACTTCATTGAAAGTAGATCTTGTGCCTCCATTCCTCTTGACAAATATCCATTTATGACCATTTACAATTCTGGTGCTCTTGGTAGCCTAGATAGTTCTCTTTGTTATTCTTCTTCTGACTGGAGGAAGTCATTTATGCTAAGGAATAAAAAGGATGGGACAGACATAGGTCTGAACTGCGAATGTGCGAGCTGTACTTTGCAACAGAACTGTGATTGTCCTCTGAATGAGCTTTCGTTCTCCAGAGGTCTTAGCCAGACCAGTCTCTTTATAGTTGATGTGCATGTCTCCAACACCAATGTGCATTTCCATGATTCTTCGAGTGTTTTTGGAACTATTATACTGCCAGTATCCAGATACGTGCTTACCATTTCAGAcgattgttttgatttggttgCCTCTGCCGAAGACTTGATGCTGGAGTCTTCATTGTTCACCAACTGTTTTGGCGGATTTCTTTGGAGAGCTTCATTAACAGATGTCTCGCCGGTCTTGAACCTACGTGTAAGGAAGAGGAATTTGGAGTCTTCTGGTTCTGAGCTTGAAGTGAGCATTGGTATTCAACACACATGCTGCATTTTGCCACCGGATTATCTGGCCATTATAATTGGATACTTCACGCTTCCTGATTGGACTTCAAAGTCAGGCCTCCAGTCATTGCCACAAGCTACTGAGTGCACTAAGGCTCATTCTGAGCTTGCCATTACTTATAAAATTGAGATACTGGACTCCACTGTGATTCTTCCTGTAGAAAATGACGACTGCAGGCAACTGAAAGTTGATTTACAAGAGTTATATATGAGCTTTATTCTAGAGTGTGCTTTGAGCAATGTGGTGCAACACATACCGCAGGAATGTGTTATTCCACGTAATCAAGTAGCAGGGCGAACCGACTGTATAAACATATTTGGGCGGGACTTGTCGCTATCATTGCTGCTTTCGGAGAATGGCATATCAACATTCAAGAAGGATTCTGTGTGCAGAAGTATCACTCTGGCTGCCAGAGTTATTGCTGACGCATGGATTAGATTACCTTGTGATCACGATTCATTATCAGATATGGCATGTGTTATGTCAAGGGTTGAAGTTTGTGAAATCGTTGCAGATG aTTCAGATTCCTTGGATGGGTTTAAGGCATTTCTTGATGTGGTTGATCAGCTTTCTTTAGTTGGCGAGGAATCAAATCTTTTCGTGTCTGATGTTCCTCAGTTTCTTGATACGAAGATGCGTCTAAAGCAGGAGCCGGCAGTTGCACCCCTTGAATCTCTCGCGAACTTAATAAAATTCAGATTTTTTGTCAATCTTTTGACGATAAAACTTCATCGGAAAGATCTTGGAACACTGCTGTGCCAACCGGTGCTCCAGGCTGATTTGAAATTTGTTTGCTCTGGGGACCTTGAAAATAATTTTCCTATGAGCTTGGATGTTCAGTGTTACGAAATTGGGATTTATTCATTGCTAAGCTCAGTCATGTTAGCTAGATGCACCGATGCAAATGGGGGTCCTTCAGCGCTTAAAGTCAAATTTATGGCAGAGGCTGAAAATGAATATAAACTCTGTTTTTCTCTTCCATCCCTGGACATCTGGTTACACTCTTCTGATTGGATTGAAGTTATTGAACTTCTTAAATCTTATTCCCAGAAACTGGAAGACAGTAACTTGGATATGCATGATTCGATTGAAGGGGTAAGGAATACTTGTGACAATACTGATGGGGTTTTGAGCGTGCAATCTGGGGTATCAGAGAACCCTTATGAGGGTATGGCATTTGTTGCAAGATCAGAGATTATTGGCGTCACGATTTATTTTCCTCTCTGCATAAGCGACACAGAATTTCCAGGGTTCATGGCAGCTGATATTCACGAGAGATCTGAGGAAGAGCAAATCAAAACCTTAAAAGGGAGATACTGTAAATATGTCTCTGTTACTGCACTTAGTAGGAGCGGTGAACTCTCTATTCTTGGGAGAGATGTTAAACTGAGCTATAAGATTGAAAAGCTCAATGGCATTCTTGCAATATCCGGGGTTGATACTGCCAGGTCTTGCTCTCTATTTGAAGCGTCACAACTACTTGTAGAAACTAGTATTCAGATGGATAAGAAGAAAATCATGAGCATAGATGTTGGGGTACTGTCGGACAATGTAGAGATGCATGCATCTCATCAAGTATTATCTTTCTGGAACGGAGTTACATTTGATGCACCTGAGACGCCATCTTCACCAAGTTTTCAAGGAATCATAAGTATGAAATTCCAGATAAGAGAAGCGTCTCTTCTTATATCAGATGGAAGG TGGGGATGTAGCGGTCTGCTTCTTGAAGTTATTGTGAGAAACTTTCTCCTGCAAGCTAATCTTACCGAAAATAATGTGGAGAGTTTGATTTCATGTGACCTTGAAGTGAATTATAATAATATGCACAAG GTATTGTGGGAGCCTTTTATTGAGCCCTGGaattttgatattaaattaTCCAGAAAATTCGAGGCAAATGCTTTGCTGAACAACGCTGGACTTACGGAAGTAATTGTTGCATCATCAAATCAGCTCAATGTGAACTTAACAGAATCTCTTTTTGAG TGCATTTTCAGGATAATTGAGATGTTGAACACTTTGGAATTGATGGAAGCAGATGATGTTCCTGACGATAAGAGGTTGTCAGTTCACTGCACCGAGAGTACCAATACAGAACGATATTCTCCCTATGTACTTCAAAATTTAACTTCTCTTCCTTTGGGGTTCGAAGTTTTCCAAGGACGTAATTCACATGTGCTCAATATGTCAGCTCCGGTGGCTCAGAATATTGTGCAACCCGGTTCCTCTGTTCCCATATATCTCGATAATAGTGACACACTACTTATCCCTGATAGACGTCGAAGTCATTTTGGTTGTTTTAGCTGCGAATCTGGTGATGCCACACACCATTATATGAAGGTCCAACTTGATGGAACATCTTTTGCTTCTCCTCCTCATTCAATGGATCGAATTGGCCTTTCCTATTTTGAGGTTGATTTTTCCAAAACATCCAAGTCTAGTAATAATGTTGGGAAAGCAAGTAAATCTGGTTCTGGAAACAGCTTTGTTGTTCCTGTTGTGTTTGAGGTTTCATTGCATCAGCAGAGCAAGTTGATACGAGTATACTCAACA GTAATAATTTTGAACTCCACCTCCATGCCTTTGGAACTTCGCTTTGATATTCCATTTGGCGTTTCCCCTAAG ATTCTCGATCCAATCTTTCCTGGTCAAGAATTTCCACTGCCTCTACACTTGGCTAAATCTGGTCGTCTACGGTGGCGTCCCCTCGGAGATTCTTTTTTGTGGAGTGAAGCTCATAGCATCTCCAAAGTTCTTTCTCAAGATAGCAGGATAGGATTTCGCCGATCATTTGCCTGTTATCCATGTCACCCTAGCCATGAACCATTTCGGTGTTGCATATCCGTTGAGAGCTCTACCCTGCCAGCATCATTTGACCGGCAGTTGCACGATATTGACCAATCAAGGGAGCAATTCATTCATCAAGTGACTTTAAGTACTCCATTTGTTGTGAGCAGCTGTCTTCCAGAACCAATATCACTTTCTATAGAAAGTGGTGGCATCACCCAGACTGCATCCCTTTCTGAG GGGGAGACTCCGTTCTATCATATTGATCCTTCACATGACCTGGTCCTTGAGTTCAAATTAAATGGCTCTAGATCATCATCGTTAAAGTTTCCACGCTCAGAAACTTTTAGCACGTTGGCTAAGTTCAGTGGAGGGAAGTTCTCTCAGACTGAAACTCTTTGCTTTGATTCATACCCCGATGGTG GTTCCGTTTATGTATCTTGTGAGAAAACAATGGATGTAACATGTGGGGCACGGGAAGTATTCATCTTTGTCCCATTTCTATTGTATAACTGCACTGGGACTCCTCTGATTGTTTCGGACTGCACCAATGAAGCCAAAGCTTACAGCGTAATTCCATCCTGCTACAACCTTGTTGAGCAGCACTTTGTTCAGAGTCAAAAAGTTGGTCTTGGCATTTTGACCTCTGATAAAGATTTGCTAGATAAATTTCCAAATGCGGATTCCCCTTCTAGTCCTTCTTCATCGGAGTGCAGCAACACTACATCCAGTATTGAGAGATTTCTGGATAGACATGCGACTCCCTCGACTCGGCAAGTCCCTTTAGCATATCCAAAAGACTCGGCAACTGTTCGCAAGAGAAGTCTTTCTTCAAAAAGTCTAAGGGAGGTGTGCTTCCAAGGTAATGAGCCTGGGAAAGTAAAGGCATGCATTTATTCACCTTGCCCTATTTCCAGAGCTAGTGACAGCAGTATCCGAGTCAAAAAGGACCTGCCAGGGTCAGATAATTCAGATAGCCCACACTCTCTGTGGTCTGCTCCATTTCCTCTTGTTCCACCTGGTGGTTCAACAAATATAGTTGTCCCACAACCACAGCCTGGTGAATCATCTTTGTTATCTGTTACGTGTTCTATTCTTGGTGGTGCATTAGCAGGGAGAACGCAAGCAATTACTTTCCAACCAAG ATATATCATCTGTAACTCATGCAGCCGGAACTTGTGCTACAAGCAGAAGGGGACCAATTTAGTTTCCCAATTGGCTGTTGGACAGCATTCACAGCTTCAGTGGGCAGATACTACAAG GGAACTACTAGTTTCAATCCGTCTAAATGAGCCTGGATGGCAATGGTCAGGCGGCTTCTTGCCAGATCATTTAGGTGATACTCAACTGAAGATTTGGAACTATGTTAATAAAGCTTTCAACATGGTGCGGGTGGAAGTTCAGAATGCCAATATGTCAAGCGGAGATGAAAAGCTTCTAGGGAGTGTCCAAGGAAATGTCGGGACAAACTTTATTCTATTATCAGATGATGACATGGGCTATATGCCTTACAGGATTGACAATTTCTCGAATGAG AGGCTGAGGGTTTATCAACAAAAATGTGAAACTTTTGATACCATAGTTCATCCTTACACGTCTTGCCCATATGCTTGGGATGAACCCTGTTATCCTCATCGTTTGACCATTGAG GTGCCTGGAGATCGTGTTATAGGCTCTTATGCATTTGAGATAACTAGACAACCTATTACAGTGCACTTGCGCTCCACCCCTGAG AAACCTGAAAGGACATTGCTGCTATCTATCTGTGCTGAAGGAGCTACAaag GTTTTCAGAATTGTAGATTCGGGCCATCACACCATGAAAGATATAAAGGAAACGTTTAACTCTAAATTCCATGAGAAGGGAAAGCAAAAGCTTCAAACGGATAATATCATCCGTTACACTGAGAAGTTCTTGCTTGTCCTGCCAAGCATTGGTATTTCTTTGGTTAATTCTCATCCACAG GAGCTGGTTTACGCTTGTGCGTCAAATGTTGTGTTTGATCTGAGTCAAAGTGTAGATCAGCAGAAGCTTTCCTTTCAGATATCTTCATTGCAGATGGACAACCCACTTCACAATTCTTCGTATCCTGTCATATTGTCATTCAATGATGACCACAGAGGCATTCCTATCGATAAGGGTATTAAGGATAAAGCAAGATTTTTTGAATCTGTTGAGCAACTTAGGAGTAATACCCGTGATGCCGTACTCTACATTGGCTTAGCAAAGTGGCGGAAGAAAGATGTTTCATTAGTTTCTTTCGAGTACATAAATATAAG GATTGGTGAATTTGGACTTGAGCTCGAGCTACAAACACTACTATCCTTGTTGGAGTTCGTAAAAGCAGTGCTTCCTAATTCTCAGGCCAGGCTCTTGCCTCTCTCAGATCCAACAGTACATCCTCTGATTTATGACACTGGTTCCAAAGAACTAAGTTTGGATGATGCTCCACCACATGCAAGAAACATTCCTGTATTTAACAAAAGCCAGAGAAGCACTGTATCTCTACCTATAGTGGTTCCGATAGGAGCTCCTTGGCAGCATATTCACTTGTTGGCTCGAAGACACAGGAAACTTTATGTTGAAACATTCGACTTAGCTCCTATTAAGTTTACATTAAG CTTCTGCAGTGCTCCCTGGATGCTTAGGAATGGCATTCTTACTTCAGGGGAGTCCCTTATCCAT AGAGGTCTTATGGCTCTTGCCGATGTCGAGGGTGCTCGAATACATCTCAAGCAATTGATAATTGCTCATCACATGACTAGTTGGGAATCATTTCAGGAGATCCTTGTTGGGCACTATACCCGTCAAATTCTTCATGAGATGTACAAG GTGTTTGGCTCTGCTGGCGTTATTGGTAATCCCATGGGGTTTGCGAGGAATGTTGCGGTTGGAATCAAAGATTTCCTGTCTGCTCCCAGCAGGAGTGTCTCAAAG AGCCCCGCAGGAATTATTCAAGGAATGGCACATGGAACAACGAGTCTCTTGAGTAGCACTGTTTATGCTTTAAGTGATGCTGCCACTCAATTTAGCAAAGCTGCACACAAG GGTATTGTTGCATTTACCTTCAGTGAACATGATGTTGCAAGGATGGAAAAGCAGCAATTGGGCGAAGGATCACGTAGCAAAGGAGTCATAGGTGAAGTGTTTGAG GGACTCACTGGTCTCCTTCAATCACCTATAAGAGGAGCTGAGAAATATGGTCTTCCAGGCGTCATATCAG GAATGGCTTTGGGGATTACTGGAGTTGTGGCCAGACCAGCGGCTAGTATCCTTGAGGTAACTGGAAAAACCGCACAGAGTATCAGAAACCGAAGCCGGATTCATAACTCAAGATCCCAGAGGCATAGGCTTCGCCTTCCCAGGCCTCTGAGCAGAGAACTGCCTCTAAGGCCTTACTCATGGGAAGAAGCGGTCGGGACAGCAGTACTTGCGAAGTTTGAAGATACCCTGAAGTTCAAAGGCGAGAGGCTGGTCAAATGCAAAGCACTCAAGCAAGAAGGAGCTTTCGTTGTAATCACAGGGAGACTGGTATTGGTTCTAAGCACCCCCTGCTTGGTAGATTTTGGCAAACCGGGATTTTTAGGAGTTCCAATAGATTTGGTATGGAATATCGAAAGAGAGATCGGGTTGGAGAGCGTGATACACACAGACCGCAGCGGCGGAGTTGTCCGAATCATAGGAAGCAACACAGATGGTGTATGGAACTGGAGACAGAACCAGCAAAAGAAGAGTAGTCCGAGCAGGAAACGATGGAACGATGCTTCAGCTCAGCCGCTTCTCCAGACCAACTTAGAGTTTACATCTGAGGAAGAAGCAGAAGAGTTGCTGAGTGTGTTGTTATCCACTATTGAAACTGGGAAAAGCAGGAGCTGGCATAGTCAGTTTGTTTTAAGTCGAAGCAACATTAGTTAA